A single window of Vigna unguiculata cultivar IT97K-499-35 chromosome 1, ASM411807v1, whole genome shotgun sequence DNA harbors:
- the LOC114189203 gene encoding uncharacterized protein LOC114189203, whose translation MSPFEVVYGFNPLTPLDLLPLPDIYSMTNKNGLAKANFVRNLHKELKAQIEKKMEKLASKDNQGRKKIKFELDDWVWVHLRKERFPSKRQSKLLPRVDESFQLLKESMTMPRRMNINDLSPFNVGSNLRTNLLQEGGNDRGISLDSIEEKLEDEPLQFKGPMTRQGARD comes from the coding sequence ATGTCTCCTTTTGAAGTAGTATATGGCTTTAATCCTTTAACTCCGTTAGATTTGTTACCTTTACCCGATATTTATTCTATGACTAACAAAAATGGACTTGCCAAAGCAAATTTTGTGAGGAACTTGCATAAAGAGTTAAAGGcccaaatagaaaagaagatggAGAAGTTAGCCTCTAAGGATAACCAAGGGAGGAAGAAGATCAAGTTTGAACTTGACGATTGGGTGTGGGTTCACTTAAGGAAGGAGAGATTTCCTTCTAAAAGGCAATCTAAACTTTTACCAAGAGTAGATGAATCATTTCAACTTCTTAAAGAATCAATGACAATGCCTAGAAGAATGAATATTAATGACTTGTCTCCATTTAATGTAGGTtcgaatttgaggacaaatttgCTTCAAGAAGGAGGGAACGATAGAGGAATATCCCTAGATTCCATAGAAGaaaaacttgaagatgaacctttacaattcaaaggacctatgacaaggcaAGGAGCAAGAGATTGA